The genomic interval GGCCGTTCGGGGCCGACGCGGTGTCGCCCGACGAGTGGGTCGACTGGGTGCTGGAGTGCGTCGATAACGTGGAGACGGCGACGGTACTGGCACACCCTGCGTGTATGCAGTTGGCCGACGGGTTCGAGGCGTTCGAGGCGTTGTGCGAGCGTCTCGGCAAGTACGAGACGGCCCCGATAGCGCTCGCGGACCGCAAGCCGTGACGACTTACTCCAGGTAGCCCAACGCTTCAAGTTGCTCTTTCGACGCGGCGGCGACGTCCGATGTCGAGTCGTTTGGCCGAAACTCCTCAACTAGCGCAGGCCGGAGGGACTGGGGGTCTACCGACCCGTAGACGAGTTCACGGTCGCCGAATGTGCGGAGGAGGCGCCACATCTGGTACGGCGAACGTGAACGGTTCGCCGGTGCCTGTGCACCCTTGACGAGTTTCCGGTGGATTGCGAACGCGACGCGCTCACTGGCACGCCCGTGGTGACGGACGACTCCGCCGTCCCGATTCCAGGCTGAACTCGCCCCGTAAGAGACTCGACCACCTTTCGCCCAGAACTCGGAACGGACGACTCTGTCCGCCGAGGGCGATTTGGTCCAGACATCCACCCCCTCGACATCGTCGGGGACGGTCTCGCCACGTGCGGCGATAGCTGTCGGCGCGAGGTCTACGCCCGATAAGAGTTCGTCGTATACTTCGCCTTCTGGGAGGCCAGCCCCCATAAAGACGGTCGGCACAGAGACGAGTTCGGGACAGACCGGCGCGCCATGAGCGTAGACGCCGCCGCGAGATGGCTCCCCAAGCAACTCACCGTGGTCGCTTGTGAAGACGACAAGCGTGTCATCGTACAGTTCGCGGTCGTGAAGCATGTCGACCAGTCCCTCAAACCGTTCCGCGGCCGTCGTCGCACCCCGCTGGTAGAGGTTCCGGAGTTCCTGGTCGCGCCCGGCGAAGTGACGGAAGAACTCGGGAGAGGTGTCCCACCGGACGTTGGTGTAGTCGTAGGGGGCGTGTGCACCCTTGTCGTGGACAAGGAGCGTAAACGGTTCGCCGAGGCCCTCCAAGGTGCGCTCTTCGGTCACACGGAGGATGCGATTCGGCGGCTTCTCCGCAGGCGACTCCACGTGGTCCCAGACGTTCCGGAGGTCGGTACCGCAGTGCTCACCCGCCAGCAGTTCGGGCGTCTCGGGAAGGACATCGTCGAAACTCCAGACGCGGTGCGTTGCCGGATACAGACCGGACGCCATCGAAGGGATGCTCGTCGCAGTGTACGTACTGGCCGCCACCGTCCGTGCCGTGACGCCTCGCTGGGCGATTCGTGATGGAAGAGAGTCGAAGCGGAGGCTGTCCGCAACGAATATCAAGACGTTGTTGACCGTGCCACGCTTGGCAAGATCGGAAAGAGCGGCCATGCCTCCTCAGATTGCTGGCTCGATATAAAAGCTCCCGGCCGTGTTCGTCGGTGCGGACGGACAACGCTTTGTATTCCTCATCGCTATCCGCGGTATGTCCATCCGGGCTGCCCTCAACACGCACCTCACTCAACAGTACGAGGAGCTGGCCGAGTACTACGACAGTCCGATGTGGTGGTACAACCAGACGAAACAGTACGCCCTTTTCCCTCTCCACCGCCTCCGCTACGCCGGGCAGGGGTACACCCGCATTCTAGATGAGGACTGGGACTCACTGTTCGTTCTGGACGGGTGTCGTGCGGACCTGTTCCGGGAGGTAGCCGACGTCTCTCGGTTTGACGAGTACACCGAGGTGAACAGTGGCGCCAGCGCGACCAAGGAGTGGGTCGGCCAGCAATTCTACGGTCGCGCTCACAGCGACACGATATACGTTAACGGGAACGCCGTCGTCTCGGAGAACGTCACAGGGGCGTTCAGGGAGTTCATCGACGTGTGGCGGGATGCGTACGACGAGGAACGACGACTCATACCGGCAGAACCCGTTGCGGAGGCCGCTCGTCACGCCCGCGAGGAGCACCCCGACGCTCGACTTATCGTTCACTTCTGTCAACCTCATTATCCCTTCCTCTCGGCACCAGAGCTCCAGTTTGATGGGAGCGATGGCGGCCCGAGTAACGTGTGGCAGGCACTCCGACAAGGGAAGGCAGCCCTCGACGATGTCTGGGAGGCCTACGCCGAGAATCTGCGGTACGTGCTGG from Halomarina salina carries:
- a CDS encoding sulfatase-like hydrolase/transferase; this translates as MAALSDLAKRGTVNNVLIFVADSLRFDSLPSRIAQRGVTARTVAASTYTATSIPSMASGLYPATHRVWSFDDVLPETPELLAGEHCGTDLRNVWDHVESPAEKPPNRILRVTEERTLEGLGEPFTLLVHDKGAHAPYDYTNVRWDTSPEFFRHFAGRDQELRNLYQRGATTAAERFEGLVDMLHDRELYDDTLVVFTSDHGELLGEPSRGGVYAHGAPVCPELVSVPTVFMGAGLPEGEVYDELLSGVDLAPTAIAARGETVPDDVEGVDVWTKSPSADRVVRSEFWAKGGRVSYGASSAWNRDGGVVRHHGRASERVAFAIHRKLVKGAQAPANRSRSPYQMWRLLRTFGDRELVYGSVDPQSLRPALVEEFRPNDSTSDVAAASKEQLEALGYLE